The following are encoded in a window of Microcaecilia unicolor chromosome 14, aMicUni1.1, whole genome shotgun sequence genomic DNA:
- the UBQLN4 gene encoding ubiquilin-4: MAESGGDGAGLIRVAVKTPKDKEEIVISEAASVREFKEEISRRFKANQDQLVLIFAGKILKDGDTLNQHGIKDGLTVHLVIKTPQKTPDPSAAASPSASSAAASPAGAGAGPTTTSAPGSPAATAQPSTSSSAPSDSGGGSSGDGGGGGDAGSNSSRRNSGTEVTTGPGGGTASGSPSILSGFGGLAGLGTLGMGSANFMELQQQMQRQLMSNPEMLSQIMENPLVQSMMSSPDLMRQMIMANPQMQQLMERNPEISHMLNNPELMRQTMELARNPAMMQEMMRNQDRALSNLESIPGGYNALRRMYTDIQEPMFSAAREQFGSNPFSSVPGNTDASASQPLRTENREPLPNPWGPSSPASQGQGSSTDGNTPAAVPNQSTPTISNPLGVSAGSLGSGMFNSPEMQGLLQQISENPQLMQNVISAPYMRSMMQTLAQNPDLAAQMIGNNPLFSGNSQLQEQLRLQLPAFLQQMQNPESLSVMTNPRAMQALLQIQQGLQTLQTEAPGLVPSLNSFGLPGMASSTGGSTNPEVPPSSTSGPTGGSTSQQQQQLMQQIIQMLANSGSQVQSPEVRFQQQLEQLNAMGFINQEANLQALIATGGDINAAIERLLGSQPS; this comes from the exons ATGGCGGAGAGCGGCGGGGACGGTGCGGGGCTGATCCGCGTCGCCGTCAAGACGCCGAAGGACAAGGAGGAAATCGTTATTAGCGAGGCGGCGTCGGTGCGGGAG TTTAAAGAAGAAATTTCACGGCGATTCAAAGCTAATCAGGATCAGCTGGTTCTGATCTTTGCCGGGAAGATCCTGAAGGATGGAGACACTTTGAACCAACATGGGATTAAAGATGGACTGACAGTGCATCTGGTCATCAAAACCCCTCAAAA GACTCCAGATCCTTCAGCTGCTGCGTCTCCATCTGCTTCTTCCGCCGCCGCTTCTCCAGCTGGTGCTGGTGCTGGCCCTACTACTACCAGTGCACCCGGCTCCCCCGCTGCCACAGCTCAGCCTTCGACTTCCAGCAGTGCCCCATCAGACAGCGGCGGCGGCAGTAGCGGtgatggtggcggcggtggcgatgCTGGTAGTAACAGCAGTAGGCGAAACAGCGGAACCGAGGTGACTACAGGCCCCGGCGGGGGAACAGCCAGCGGGTCTCCCTCCATCCTCT CTGGTTTCGGTGGCCTTGCTGGACTGGGCACCCTGGGCATGGGCTCCGCCAACTTCATGGAGCTGCAGCAGCAAATGCAACGGCAACTGATGTCCAATCCTGAGATGCTGTCACAGATCATGGAGAACCCGCTGGTCCAAAGCATGATGTCCAGCCCCGACCTGATGCGACAGATGATAATGGCGAACCCTCAGATGCAGCAGCTAATGGAGAGGAACCCTGAGATCAGCCACATGCTGAACAACCCTGAGCTCATGCGGCAG ACCATGGAGTTGGCCCGAAACCCTGCAATGATGCAAGAGATGATGAGGAACCAAGACCGAGCCCTCAGTAACCTGGAAAGCATCCCGGGCGGTTACAATGCCCTGCGGCGGATGTACACTGACATTCAGGAGCCCATGTTCAGCGCCGCAAGAGAACAG TTTGGCAGTAACCCTTTCTCCTCCGTGCCTGGAAACACAGATGCCTCAGCGTCGCAGCCCTTACGGACAGAGAACCGAGAGCCCCTGCCAAACCCCTGGGGTCCCTCGTCACCTGCATCCCAAGGCCAGGGATCCAGCACAGATGGGAACACCCCAGCAGCAGTTCCAAACCAAAGCACGCCTACCATATCAAACCCCCTcggagtcagcgctggcagcctgGGCTCCG GGATGTTTAACAGCCCAGAAATGCAGGGTTTGCTACAACAGATATCAGAAAACCCACAGCTCATGCAGAATGTGATCTCCGCCCCTTACATGCGCAGTATGATGCAGACCCTGGCGCAAAACCCAGACTTGGCCGCACAG ATGATCGGGAACAACCCTCTCTTTTCCGGGAATTCTCAGCTCCAGGAGCAGTTACGGCTCCAGCTACCAGCGTTTCTGCAGCAG ATGCAGAACCCGGAGTCTCTTTCAGTAATGACCAATCCCCGAGCCATGCAGGCTCTGCTACAGATCCAGCAAGGACTTCAGACGCTACAAACAGAGGCGCCAGGGCTGGTTCCCAG cctcAATTCATTTGGGTTGCCTGGAATGGCCTCCTCCACCGGAGGAAGCACAAACCCCGAGGTCCCACCGTCTTCCACCTCCGGGCCAACAGGGGGCAGCACCTCCCAGCAGCAACAGCAACTCATGCAGCAGATAATTCAGATGCTGGCTAATAGTGGTTCTCAG GTCCAGAGTCCAGAAGTGCGCTTCCAACAGCAGCTGGAGCAGCTGAATGCCATGGGCTTTATCAACCAGGAGGCCAACCTGCAGGCCCTGATAGCCACCGGTGGAGATATCAATGCGGCCATCGAGAGACTGCTGGGCTCCCAGCCTTCCTAA